TTCCTAATGATCCAGGGGGCAACCGTTTCAATAGTAGTCGTCTTCTCCTAATAATAAGGAGATAAAAGATAGGAAACAGGAAGAGGGAAAGGAGGAAGAGAATGTTCATGACTTCAAGATAGAGAGAGATGAAGGTGCTGAAGGCTCAGGTTCTTCTACCTGGAGCTTTTGGTCAACGGGGCTTGTGTGCCTGATTGGTTTACAGTTCTATATGTAAGAAACGTTTTTCCTGAGTTACTGCAATGGAATCTTGTCTTGATATATGAGAAACGTTTTGACTGAGTTACTGCAATAAGATCTTGTCTTGATGTATGAGAATCGTTTTGTCTGTTACTGCATTTTTAATCTTGTCTTGATTGAGTTTACGATTAGATCATATGTTCATTTTGGACTTAGATGATAACACCAGCTAAAACAATGCCCAGAAAATCCAGGGGTTGCAGAGTGGAAAATTCAGTGAAGCCCGTTCGTCTGTGGTCAATATGCATTAAGTAGAGGctggaaatcaagaaaagtcaTAGAGCACTATGTAAAATCTCAAGAGAAGTTACATAGAGTAATTCCACCCCCcacccaataaaaaaaaaaaaaaaaaaaaaaaaaccccttgatcccccccccccccaaaaaaaaaaaaaaaaaaaaaaaaaaaaactctcttGATACAATCATTGTACGTAAGTCACAACAATAAAATGCCAACCAGCAACCTTGACAAATCCATGTAGTTTGGCATGTTTTCATAGAAACAGAGCATGAATCATCTGTGTAGGAGAAACTGTCAATGCTATTACTCAGTCTTCGGTGGAATATGGTTCCCTCCAGTGgcaattttgtaaatataaaacacaGTCATGGCGAGGCTGCAAACAAGAATCAAGATGgcaaaaattaacatatttggTAGAATCAGTCGTATTTATGGAAATGCTCATAATTCATTGACACGCAATAAGATTTTGACATCcaaaaatctatataaaattcTCAAAGAAAAGCAAACCAGAAAAATTGTGTGCAAGCTTCTTTCATGTGCCTGATGTTAAGATGGAATCTATCCTTTTCCTTCTCACTTTTTAAGCTTCTTTCTTTACATCACTCCCACTAAACCAGGTTATGCTCAGCCAAGAAAAGCCCAAAACAGCAAAAAGTCAGTCAAGCTCACCATGCTATTGTATTGAGCTACAATCAACATAAAAAACAACCTAACAGAATGTCTTATTCTTCCAAAAATTTACTCATTGAACAATTTTTAAGGTAAATATCTTTCTGTTAAAGCTGAGGGAAAGGTAATAAAGAACTCGGTTGAGGAAGAAATCTTGGCCCAAGTATAACCCTTTCATTAGTTGGTTAGCCACATCAAATAACTAGACTATCAACAAGAAATAGTTCGATTAATTGAATTACGTATTCAAAGAGAATGTGCAAATAGgcctctgtgtgtgtgtgtgtgtgtttcaaTTAAGCAAAATGCATAACTATCTTGTATGGCATTTTGCAAATGCAACAAATGAATTAGCAACATTATACTCAGAGAAGAATCCACAACATTATACAATATTAGGTGAGAGAAGCCAAGGTATGCAACTTTGGACGATATATGATCCGGCTAGAAAAGAGATGGAATAGCATGTTCATTCTTTTCGATTTACCTTATTCCAGCAACAATACCAGGTGGCATTATCTTTCCAGTTTGCATGTATCGCTGTCCCATGATCCATGTCAGTATGGCAGCAACAGCTGTTTAAGGCAGTGCTAGATCAGTAACACAGCAGTTCGGACAATAAAATACCAACATGGTTGATGACCCAAAACTTCAATCAGTAAAACAGGCAATATTAATCTTTGTTTCTCAAGTCTTACTACCAAAATTCACATTTCCATCAATGTAAGCCATTCGCATGTACTTAAAAGTTTGTTAATGCTGCTCAAAACttttgtcaaaattcaaatacagCAGCCGGAGAGAATGTTGCGAAGCCAAAAGATGACCCAAACTTTCTCCGAATTTAGTAAAATTCTAGTCAAGTTGGTTACAAATACAAATTCCCTTCTGTTGCAGTTATTTTGAAACATTTATGACAGGATTTCTGCGCAACTTCCCAAGTACTGACAAAGCAACAATCAagcaatttcaaaaataaaaaggccAGATTTCCGAccaacataatcaacaaaagaaTGAATTCGGACGGCTATATTGGGAAGAAAATACATAACATCACAATGACAAAGCTATCGGAAACTCTCCAAATCAGTGATAAAACTTTAAACTATTTACCAAAGAGAAGCCGTCCTTAATTCTTGTAATCTGTATCTTTATCTTGTACATTTGTAAAGAAAAGCTGGGACATCAGAGCATTAGGATAAAATATTTCCTAATTTCACATTGATAATGTTGCCAGCTTTCAACAAGAAACAAGCATTTCTGTCCTTCTACGCCCAGATCGAAATCATGACAGCATAAACTAAAGAGTTTACCAAATTCCACAAACACATAGACAATTCCactaaaaaaatcatcaaatcaaatccaatCAACTCAACTACGACATGTGAACGTGTTAACTCTGATAAAACGAGGCATACCCGTTTCAAGAATCAAAGCGAAGTAAGAGTTTTTGTGTTTATGGAAAGCTTGGAGGCTGAGATAACCGGCGAGGACAAGCAGCAAACCAGTGCCGAGACCCCCAGCCAGTGACGCAGTGCTGCCTTTCTTGGCGTACCCGATGACGCCACCTAACACCAGAAGCAGCCCGTATGGAATAGTGAAGCAAAAATCATGCATCTTGGAGCTGGGTTTTCCgaaaagattgaaatttttgggGAGAATCGAGCAAAAATTAAGAGATCAGAGAGCAAATATTGAAATCGTTCTGATGCTTCAAGCTGGAAGCTTCTTCGCAATCTGGTGAGTCAGATGCACGTAACGACCACCAACTACGTTGACCTTTAGTTTTGTTTGCCGTTTTCCCGAAATTAATCTTGATCTTTAATGAAAGGACTGAAGTGTCCGCTTTCTGTATTTAGCAGACAGATCACAGACTGCAACTGCTTGCAGATTTTTGGAGGGTATTATTGTCAATATGAAAATGTTTTCGCGTGGGCGCCACAATCCTCTGAATAGTGCGTTAAtgactttttttcttttttacttttaacttttctttctttcttttttttggaagcaattttttaccctaaaaaataaagtgaagttttcattttttttttttcaaaatagtttgtaaaatttttagcatattatttttgaaacttataaatattttaaaagaaaataataaataatatcttataaatttgagACCatcttatgaaaataaaatatttgaaaagctCTTGTTAAAAGGattttgtagtattttttttgtttggattttgtaGTATTTTGATTCTAGGGTTTGTGCtttgtaatgaaatttattgcTTCACCTTCAACGTCAGGGTAATGTTTCTGCATTCTGAATGATCGGAAAGGTGAAAGTGAAACGCAGTCAATCAAATGCCTGCTCCCTTTCGATCCGGAATTGGATTGCAAAGGGGAAACGCCCAATTCTACTTTATCAATCCATTGAGAAACAAAATCCCCACATTTCAGCAACCGAAAACCCTAATTTTCCGAATGGTAAATCAATCTGGGTCTACAAGGAGACCCACTTGCCCATCATGCTCCAAACCGACGCCCATTTGTCTATGTAACCGACTCCGCTCTCCTGCTCTCCATAACTCTGTTACTGTCACCATTCTCCAACATAGTCTTGAGAAAAAGCACCCTCTGAATTCCACACGAATCGCAACCATTGGGCTAAAATATGTCGATGTAATTACAGTTTCCGATGTTAATTTACAAGCCCGGTTCTTTATTCGGTTGCTCAACTCCGGTTGTAGAACGGATGGGGTCAAATGTGATGAAGACAGCCATCTGTTTGATGAAATGTCGAGTGAAGGAGAGAATACTGAGTTTGTTGGCAGGGCCATTTCAGGACTGCCGTCTGAAGAAGTAGCTCTCGTAGATTCAGAAGCTACTGCTATCAGTTTTACCATTGGAAAATATGGATTCATTAGCTCCTTTAGTAATCATTGGATGACACTGGATGAATGTCAGAATATGAGCTTTGATCAGCTATTGGCCTCAGATATAGCTGTCGATGATATAAGAAAAGGGTTTGTTGTGAAGAAACTTCAGATGCGGCCTATAGAAGGGAGCAATGAATACGAAGAAagtaaagaatttgaaattgcaATTCCTTCAGGATCAGTGCTTTTATTTCCAAGCGAACGATCAATCGACGTTGAGGCTGTGGATTTTGAGGTTAAGAATTTGATCGTGTTGGATGGAACATGGGCCAAGGCCAAGAGAATGTACAATGAGAACCCTTGGTTGAGATTCTTGCCGCACATAAGGTTGGATGTAGATAAGTTGAGCTTGTACAGCGATGTGAGGCATCAACCAAGGGCTGGATATTTATCGACGATCGAGAGCATTGTGTATGCTATGAAGGCCATTGGGGAAGACTCTGAGGGATTGGATGGCCTCTTGGATGTGTTTGAATCCATGATTGGAGATCAAAGGCGATGCAAAGATGAAAGGTTGAGCAAAGCTTCTGGGAAGTGAGCATTTGATTGATTGTACTGCGTTTGGATTTAGTCTCATTTATTACTGCCATGACTTAGCTTAACAAATGACCATGAGAAGCAATGCGGAAAAGGGACAACCTAGAGATGGCCGTTCATTCTGTTAGAAAAGATGAAAACTAAGCCAAATTTTTGCATGGGTCAAGGTTGGTGGTGGATTGTGTTGAAAAAGATTCCAGACCTCAAAGCCTTTTGTTTCCACAGGTTGGCCATCGAGTTCTGTAATAGCCTTCCTTTGTGCACGAAAATAAAGCTTGGAGGTTCAGATCAGCGTTGGCTTGTGCAGAGGGAGTTTCTTTGGGGGATTCAGTCCCTGCGACTGAATCAATTGGGAAcgacaaattcaaaatagaaaGTATAGCTCGTTCTTTCACCACTTCGGTTTCTTGCACATTGCTACATAAACAGTTAGTTGAATATTAATTTGCCCAATGGTTGATGAACTTGTCTGAAATCTTACCAAATACTCGTACATTTCCGTTAACCATTATGGAAAATATGGTTGCAAACTCTCTTTAACTGCAGCAGTCGATTGTCGTCATATTTTAGTTATCAATAGTTGCTAAGTTTATCTTAAAATCTTAActtaaaacacacacacacacatatatatatttatattacttgATCACGTCCAAATATCTAactcttttttggtttttttctcCGGAGACTCGGCTAATAAAAACAACCCTGTTTTTGTTggtttaaagaattattttaacttaaattatcattg
This genomic window from Sesamum indicum cultivar Zhongzhi No. 13 linkage group LG12, S_indicum_v1.0, whole genome shotgun sequence contains:
- the LOC105174853 gene encoding uncharacterized protein LOC105174853, which translates into the protein MPAPFRSGIGLQRGNAQFYFINPLRNKIPTFQQPKTLIFRMVNQSGSTRRPTCPSCSKPTPICLCNRLRSPALHNSVTVTILQHSLEKKHPLNSTRIATIGLKYVDVITVSDVNLQARFFIRLLNSGCRTDGVKCDEDSHLFDEMSSEGENTEFVGRAISGLPSEEVALVDSEATAISFTIGKYGFISSFSNHWMTLDECQNMSFDQLLASDIAVDDIRKGFVVKKLQMRPIEGSNEYEESKEFEIAIPSGSVLLFPSERSIDVEAVDFEVKNLIVLDGTWAKAKRMYNENPWLRFLPHIRLDVDKLSLYSDVRHQPRAGYLSTIESIVYAMKAIGEDSEGLDGLLDVFESMIGDQRRCKDERLSKASGK
- the LOC105174852 gene encoding protein FATTY ACID EXPORT 5, producing the protein MHDFCFTIPYGLLLVLGGVIGYAKKGSTASLAGGLGTGLLLVLAGYLSLQAFHKHKNSYFALILETAVAAILTWIMGQRYMQTGKIMPPGIVAGISLAMTVFYIYKIATGGNHIPPKTE